The following proteins are co-located in the Eleginops maclovinus isolate JMC-PN-2008 ecotype Puerto Natales chromosome 1, JC_Emac_rtc_rv5, whole genome shotgun sequence genome:
- the LOC134868254 gene encoding keratin, type I cytoskeletal 10-like isoform X1, producing the protein MDDQGRRRGVRARGGRGVRARGGRGVRARGGRGVFVRGGRGAGQGGRGAGQGGRGAGQGGRGAGQGGRGAGQGGRGAGQGGRGAGQGGRGAGQGGRGAGQGGRGAGQGGRGAGQGGRGAGQGGRGAGQGGRGEGGRARQRIFITDEMRATVIDHVIVHGMTMTEAGQRVQPNLSRFSVATIIRAFREHNRVERLPYAGGRASRFTPAQEVVIVDMVRENNVLRLREIRERIIGDNMNFPNIDDVSLTTIDRVLKRQRVRMKQAYRVPFERNSDRIKHLRHQYVQRIFELESMARPHEFIFVDEAGFNLTKRRRRGRNIIGQRAIVDVPGQRGGNITLCAAMSSRGLLHRHAELGAYNTERLLTFLGELREVLHDHDHPNDQQNPGPADLPIYVIFWDNVSFHRSIQVREWFNINQQFINVCLPPYSPFLNPIEEFFSSWRWKVYDRQPYTRENLLRAMDLACDDVAVEAFQGWVRHARAFFPRCLAMDNIACDVDEVLWPDPVRRRDAAQ; encoded by the exons ATGGATGatcaaggaagaagaagaggagttcgtgccagaggagggagaggagttcgtgccagaggagggagaggagttcgtgccagaggagggagaggagtttttgtcagaggagggagaggagcaggccaaggagggagaggagcaggtcaaggaggtagaggagcgggccaaggagggagaggagcaggtcaaggaggtagaggagcgggccaaggagggagaggagcaggtcaaggaggtagaggagcgggccaaggagggagaggagcaggtcaaggaggtagaggagcgggccaaggagggagaggagcaggtcaaggaggtagaggagcgggccaaggagggagaggagcaggtcaaggaggtagaggagcaggccaaggagggagaggagaaggagggcgAGCAAGACAACGCATCTTCATCACAGATGAAATGAGAGCAACGGTCATTGACCACGTCATTGTCCACGGCATGACAATGACCGAAGCTGGACAACGAGTCCAACCAAACCTAAGCCGATTCTCAGTGGCCACCATTATTCGGGCCTTCAGAGAACACAACAG AGTTGAAAGATTGCCATATGCAGGTGGGAGGGCTTCCAGATTCACACCAGCCCAAGAGGTCGTCATTGTGGATATGGTTCGGGAGAACAATGTGCTGAGACTACGGGAGATACGGGAGAGGATCATTGGTGACAATATGAACTTTCCGAACattgacgatgttagcctgacaACCATAGACAGAGTCCTCAAGCGCCAGAGAGTACGCATGAAGCAGGCCTATAGGGTACCCTTTGAGCGCAACTCTGACAGAATAAAGCACCTCCGTCACCAGTATGTGCAA AGGATCTTCGAGTTGGAGTCCATGGCCAGACCCCATGAATTTATATTTGTGGATGAGGCTGGCTTCAACCTcacaaaaaggaggaggagaggccgTAACATCATAGGACAGAGAGCTATCGTTGATGTGCCCGGCCAACGTGGAGGAAACATCACCCTCTGCGCTGCCATGAGTTCTAGAGGGCTTCTCCACCGGCATGCTGAACTTGGTGCCTACAACACTGAGCGTCTCCTCACCTTCCTAGGAGAGCTCAGAGAAGTTTTGCATGACCATGACCACCCGAACGACCAGCAGAATCCTGGGCCGGCTGATCTTCCCATATATGTCATCTTCTGGGACAATGTTAGTTTCCATCGCAGCATCCAGGTCAGAGAGTGGTTTAACATCAACCAGcaatttattaatgtgtgtctgcCACCCTACTCTCCATTCCTAAACCCAATAGAAGAGTTCTTCTCATCATGGCGGTGGAAGGTCTATGACCGCCAACCGTACACCAGAGAGAACCTTCTCAGGGCTATGGACCTGGCCTGTGATGATGTGGCTGTGGAGGCGTTCCAAGGCTGGGTGCGGCATGCCAGGGCATTCTTCCCACGATGTTTGGCTATGGACAATATTGCCTGTGACGTGGATGAGGTACTGTGGCCCGACCCAGTCCGACGACGTGATGCCGCCCAATGA
- the gnb1a gene encoding guanine nucleotide-binding protein G(I)/G(S)/G(T) subunit beta-1 gives MSELDQLRQEAEQLKNQIRDARKACADATLSQITANIDPVGRIQMRTRRTLRGHLAKIYAMHWGTDSRLLVSASQDGKLIIWDSYTTNKVHAIPLRSSWVMTCAYAPSGNYVACGGLDNICSIYNLKTREGNVRVSRELAGHTGYLSCCRFLDDNQIVTSSGDTTCALWDIETGQQTTTFAGHTGDVMSLSLAPDTRLFVSGACDASAKLWDVREGMCRQTFTGHESDINAICFFPNGNAFATGSDDATCRLFDLRADQELMVYSHDNIICGITSVAFSKSGRLLLAGYDDFNCNVWDTLKADRAGVLAGHDNRVSCLGVTDDGMAVATGSWDSFLKIWN, from the exons ATGAGTGAACTGGATCAGCTACGCCAGGAGGCTGAGCAGCTCAAGAACCAGATCAGA GATGCCAGGAAAGCGTGTGCGGATGCTACCCTGTCTCAG ATCACAGCTAACATCGACCCTGTTGGCCGAATTCAGATGCGCACCAGACGGACACTGAGGGGGCATCTGGCTAAAATCTATGCCATGCACTGGGGCACTGACTCGAG GCTTTTGGTCAGCGCCTCCCAGGACGGCAAACTCATTATTTGGGACAGCTACACCACAAACAAG GTCCACGCCATCCCGCTGCGCTCCTCCTGGGTGATGACATGCGCCTATGCCCCTTCTGGGAACTACGTTGCCTGCGGTGGCTTGGACAACATCTGCTCCATCTACAACCTGAAGACCCGCGAGGGAAATGTGCGCGTCAGCCGCGAGCTGGCCGGACACACAG GTTACCTGTCCTGCTGTCGCTTCCTGGATGACAACCAGATCGTCACCAGCTCTGGAGACACCACCTG CGCTCTGTGGGACATCGAGACCGGTCAGCAGACGACTACATTCGCCGGCCACACCGGTGATGTCATGAGTCTTTCTCTGGCGCCCGACACCAGGCTGTTTGTGTCCGGAGCCTGCGATGCCTCGGCCAAGCTCTGGGACGTCAGAGAAGGAATGTGCCGACAGACCTTCACTGGCCACGAGTCGGACATCAACGCTATCTGC ttcTTCCCCAACGGCAACGCCTTTGCCACGGGTTCAGACGACGCCACCTGCCGGCTGTTTGACCTGCGTGCCGACCAGGAGCTGATGGTTTACTCACACGACAACATCATCTGCGGCATCACCTCCGTGGCGTTCTCCAAGAGCGGCCGTCTACTGCTGGCCGGCTACGACGATTTCAACTGCAACGTCTGGGACACTTTGAAGGCCGACCGCGCAG GTGTCCTGGCCGGTCACGATAACCGGGTGAGCTGCTTGGGCGTGACCGATGACGGCATGGCCGTGGCAACAGGGTCCTGGGACAGCTTCCTCAAGATCTGGAACTAG
- the LOC134868254 gene encoding keratin, type I cytoskeletal 10-like isoform X2: MDDQGRRRGVRARGGRGVRARGGRGVRARGGRGVFVRGGRGAGQGGRGAGQGGRGAGQGGRGAGQGGRGAGQGGRGAGQGGRGAGQGGRGAGQGGRGAGQGGRGAGQGGRGAGQGGRGAGQGGRGAGQGGRGEGGRARQRIFITDEMRATVIDHVIVHGMTMTEAGQRVQPNLSRFSVATIIRAFREHNRVERLPYAGGRASRFTPAQEVVIVDMVRENNVLRLREIRERIIGDNMNFPNIDDVSLTTIDRVLKRQRVRMKQAYRVPFERNSDRIKHLRHQYVQRIFELESMARPHEFIFVDEAGFNLTKRRRRGRNIIGQRAIVDVPGQRGGNITLCAAMSSRGLLHRHAELGAYNTERLLTFLGELREVLHDHDHPNDQQNPGPADLPIYVIFWDNKSSSHHGGGRSMTANRTPERTFSGLWTWPVMMWLWRRSKAGCGMPGHSSHDVWLWTILPVTWMRYCGPTQSDDVMPPNDCSVNILCQFTCTT; the protein is encoded by the exons ATGGATGatcaaggaagaagaagaggagttcgtgccagaggagggagaggagttcgtgccagaggagggagaggagttcgtgccagaggagggagaggagtttttgtcagaggagggagaggagcaggccaaggagggagaggagcaggtcaaggaggtagaggagcgggccaaggagggagaggagcaggtcaaggaggtagaggagcgggccaaggagggagaggagcaggtcaaggaggtagaggagcgggccaaggagggagaggagcaggtcaaggaggtagaggagcgggccaaggagggagaggagcaggtcaaggaggtagaggagcgggccaaggagggagaggagcaggtcaaggaggtagaggagcaggccaaggagggagaggagaaggagggcgAGCAAGACAACGCATCTTCATCACAGATGAAATGAGAGCAACGGTCATTGACCACGTCATTGTCCACGGCATGACAATGACCGAAGCTGGACAACGAGTCCAACCAAACCTAAGCCGATTCTCAGTGGCCACCATTATTCGGGCCTTCAGAGAACACAACAG AGTTGAAAGATTGCCATATGCAGGTGGGAGGGCTTCCAGATTCACACCAGCCCAAGAGGTCGTCATTGTGGATATGGTTCGGGAGAACAATGTGCTGAGACTACGGGAGATACGGGAGAGGATCATTGGTGACAATATGAACTTTCCGAACattgacgatgttagcctgacaACCATAGACAGAGTCCTCAAGCGCCAGAGAGTACGCATGAAGCAGGCCTATAGGGTACCCTTTGAGCGCAACTCTGACAGAATAAAGCACCTCCGTCACCAGTATGTGCAA AGGATCTTCGAGTTGGAGTCCATGGCCAGACCCCATGAATTTATATTTGTGGATGAGGCTGGCTTCAACCTcacaaaaaggaggaggagaggccgTAACATCATAGGACAGAGAGCTATCGTTGATGTGCCCGGCCAACGTGGAGGAAACATCACCCTCTGCGCTGCCATGAGTTCTAGAGGGCTTCTCCACCGGCATGCTGAACTTGGTGCCTACAACACTGAGCGTCTCCTCACCTTCCTAGGAGAGCTCAGAGAAGTTTTGCATGACCATGACCACCCGAACGACCAGCAGAATCCTGGGCCGGCTGATCTTCCCATATATGTCATCTTCTGGGACAAT AAGAGTTCTTCTCATCATGGCGGTGGAAGGTCTATGACCGCCAACCGTACACCAGAGAGAACCTTCTCAGGGCTATGGACCTGGCCTGTGATGATGTGGCTGTGGAGGCGTTCCAAGGCTGGGTGCGGCATGCCAGGGCATTCTTCCCACGATGTTTGGCTATGGACAATATTGCCTGTGACGTGGATGAGGTACTGTGGCCCGACCCAGTCCGACGACGTGATGCCGCCCAATGATTGCAGTGTCAACATACTGTGTCAATTTACATGTACAACGTAG